The following coding sequences are from one Hydra vulgaris chromosome 04, alternate assembly HydraT2T_AEP window:
- the LOC101241528 gene encoding carbonic anhydrase 1 isoform X2 has protein sequence MFYKFGLFFTITIINLTTFIEGILKQNQMVCSEDWGYNDFHAVPPSLWGTFYPTCNGKNQSPIDIKLFEALRADVVNKISHNYWKHPKLHQEYSFSNNGKALVINFPGDHLYRLLKGNQWFIPVKALFHFGSFKNNGSEHSIDKKFFQAEVQLVHQSNSTNRILIIAVLAEFDDKKSSFLTELFARNADAVSNQSKANHIWIEAFPLSYFLPIDSQAQYINYKGSLTTPPCNNADWVVYIKPALKITKEALNKLEKAQNCWNQPLAGNIRPLQPENKRKFYLV, from the exons atgttttacaaatttgggCTATTTTTTACCATTACTATAATCAATCTTACAACGTTTATAGAag gaatattaaaacaaaatcaaatggTGTGTTCAGAAGATTGGGGATACAATGATT ttcatGCTGTGCCTCCATCTTTATGGGGAACATTTTATCCTACATGTAATGGAAAAAATCAATCTCCAATTGATATAAAACTTTTCGAAGCTTTACGTGCAGATGTTGTGAATAAAATTAGTCACAATTACTGGAAACACCCAAAACTACACCAAGAGtattctttttcaaataatggAAAAGCTTTAGTAATTAACTTTCCTGGTGATCATTTATATCGTTTATTAAAAGGCAATCAGTGGTTTATTCCTGTTAAAGCACTTTTTCATTTTggatcttttaaaaacaatggttCTGAGCATTCTATTGACAAAAAGTTTTTCCAAGCTGAg gttcaATTGGTTCACCAAAGTAACAGCACTAATCGCATTCTAATTATTGCAGTTCTAGCGGAATTTGATGAt aaaaagtcaTCATTTCTAACAGAATTATTTGCAAGAAATGCAGATGCTGTTAGCAATcaga GCAAGGCTAACCATATCTGGATAGAAGCTTTTCCATTAAGCTATTTTCTACCGATAGACTCACAGGCTCAATACATTAACTATAAAGGTTCACTCACAACACCTCCTTGTAATAATGCTGATTGGGTCGTTTATATAAAACCTGCGTTAAAAATAACCAAAGAAGCg ttaaataaacttgaaaaagctCAAAACTGTTGGAACCAACCGTTAGCTGGGAATATTAGACCTCTTCAACcagaaaacaaaagaaagttttatctCGTTTAA
- the LOC101241528 gene encoding carbonic anhydrase 6 isoform X3, producing MFYKFGLFFTITIINLTTFIEVHAVPPSLWGTFYPTCNGKNQSPIDIKLFEALRADVVNKISHNYWKHPKLHQEYSFSNNGKALVINFPGDHLYRLLKGNQWFIPVKALFHFGSFKNNGSEHSIDKKFFQAEVQLVHQSNSTNRILIIAVLAEFDDKKSSFLTELFARNADAVSNQSKANHIWIEAFPLSYFLPIDSQAQYINYKGSLTTPPCNNADWVVYIKPALKITKEALNKLEKAQNCWNQPLAGNIRPLQPENKRKFYLV from the exons atgttttacaaatttgggCTATTTTTTACCATTACTATAATCAATCTTACAACGTTTATAGAag ttcatGCTGTGCCTCCATCTTTATGGGGAACATTTTATCCTACATGTAATGGAAAAAATCAATCTCCAATTGATATAAAACTTTTCGAAGCTTTACGTGCAGATGTTGTGAATAAAATTAGTCACAATTACTGGAAACACCCAAAACTACACCAAGAGtattctttttcaaataatggAAAAGCTTTAGTAATTAACTTTCCTGGTGATCATTTATATCGTTTATTAAAAGGCAATCAGTGGTTTATTCCTGTTAAAGCACTTTTTCATTTTggatcttttaaaaacaatggttCTGAGCATTCTATTGACAAAAAGTTTTTCCAAGCTGAg gttcaATTGGTTCACCAAAGTAACAGCACTAATCGCATTCTAATTATTGCAGTTCTAGCGGAATTTGATGAt aaaaagtcaTCATTTCTAACAGAATTATTTGCAAGAAATGCAGATGCTGTTAGCAATcaga GCAAGGCTAACCATATCTGGATAGAAGCTTTTCCATTAAGCTATTTTCTACCGATAGACTCACAGGCTCAATACATTAACTATAAAGGTTCACTCACAACACCTCCTTGTAATAATGCTGATTGGGTCGTTTATATAAAACCTGCGTTAAAAATAACCAAAGAAGCg ttaaataaacttgaaaaagctCAAAACTGTTGGAACCAACCGTTAGCTGGGAATATTAGACCTCTTCAACcagaaaacaaaagaaagttttatctCGTTTAA